DNA sequence from the Rhizobium lusitanum genome:
CGAAATGATGCAGGTTTCCATGCCGCGTTACGACGTCGAGCGTTTCGGTTTCGCGCCGCGCGCCTCGCCGCGCCAGTCGGACGTCATGATCGTTGCCGGCACGCTGACCAACAAGATGGCTCCGGCGCTCCGCAAGGTCTATGACCAGATGCCGGAACCGCGTTACGTCATCTCGATGGGTTCCTGCGCCAATGGCGGCGGCTACTATCACTATTCCTATTCGGTTGTGCGCGGCTGCGACCGCATCGTGCCGATCGATATCTATATACCGGGCTGTCCTCCCACGGCAGAGGCGCTGCTTTACGGCGTGCTTCTGCTGCAGAAGAAAATCCGGCGCACCGGCACGATCGAACGGTAAGGCAGGGGACAAGGTATTATGAGTGAAGCCCTGAATGAGCTCGCCAGCTATCTTACGGAAGTTCGTGGCGCCCTGATTTCGTCAAGCGAGATCAAGTATGGCGAACTGAACGTCACGACGACCGCTGCAAACATCATTGCGCTGCTGACCTTCCTGCGTGATGACGCCAAATGCGGCTTCGTCAACATGACGGATATTTGCGGCGTCGACTGGCCGCAGCGCCCTGATCGTTTCGATGTCGTCTATCATCTGCTGTCGCCGAAGAAGAACCTGCGCATCCGCATCAAGGTTCCGGTCGCCGAAGATCAGCCTGTTCCCTCGGCCTGCGGCGTCTATCCGGGTGCCGACTGGTTCGAGCGCGAAACCTGGGACATGTACGGCGTTCTCTTCACCGGCCATCCGGATCTGCGCCGCATCCTGACCGACTACGGTTTCGAAGGCCACCCGCTGCGCAAGGACTTCCCGACCACCGGCTTCGTTGAAGTTCGCTATGACGATGCTGCCAAGCGCGTCGTCTACGAGCCGGTCGAGCTGAAGCAGGAATTCCGCAACTTCGACTTTCTGTCTCCCTGGGAAGGCACGGACTACGTGCTGCCGGGCGACGAAAAGGCGAAGCAGTAAATTGATGGTGTGTGGCGGGTTGAGCCTGCCATTCTCGAGAATACCTGAAAACGCGAGCCCGTCGCCATGACAGAACATAACGTCCGCAACTTCAACATCAATTTCGGTCCGCAGCACCCGGCTGCGCACGGCGTTTTGCGTCTCGTCCTCGAATTGGACGGCGAAATTGTGGAACGCGTCGATCCACATATCGGCCTGCTGCATCGCGGCACGGAAAAGCTGATCGAAACGAAGACCTATCTGCAGGCCGTTCCTTACTTCGATCGCCTCGACTACGTGGCGCCGATGAACCAGGAACACGCCTATGCGCTGTCCGTCGAAAAGCTGCTCGGCATCGATATCCCGATCCGTGGCCAGCTGATCCGCGTGCTCTATTCGGAAATCGGCCGTATCCTTTCGCATCTCCTGAACGTCACGACGCAGGCCATGGACGTCGGCGCGCTGACGCCGCCGCTCTGGGGCTTCGAAGAGCGCGAAAAGCTGATGGTGTTCTATGAGCGCGCCTCGGGCTCGCGCATGCATGCCGCCTATATCCGCCCGGGCGGCGTTCACCAGGATCTGCCGGAAAAGCTGGTTCAGGATATCGGCGATTGGTGCGATCCCTTCCTGAAGGCGCTCGACGATATCGATTCGCTTCTGACCGGCAACCGCATCTTCAAGCAGCGTAACGTCGACATCGGCGTCGTCTCGCTGGAAGACTGTTGGGCCTGGGGTTTCTCCGGCGTCATGGTCCGCGGCTCTGGCGCCGCCTGGGACCTGCGTCGCTCGCAACCCTATGAATGCTATTCGGATCTGGAATTCGATATTCCGATCGGCAAGAACGGCGATTGCTACGACCGGTATCTGATCCGCATGATCGAGATGCGCGAATCCGTCCGCATCATGAAGCAATGCGTCAACCGTCTGCTCGGCGATGCCAAGACCGGTCCGGTCTCTTCGCTCGACGGCAAGGTCGTGCCGCCGAAGCGGGGCGAGATGAAGCGCTCGATGGAAGCGCTGATCCACCATTTCAAGCTCTATACCGAAGGCTACCACGTACCGGCCGGCGAGGTTTATTGCGCCGTCGAAGCGCCGAAGGGCGAGTTCGGCGTCTATCTCGTCTCCGACGGTTCGAACAAGCCGTATCGCTGCAAGATCCGCGCCCCGGGCTATGCGCATCTGCAGGCCATGGATTTCATGTGCCGCGGCCATCAGCTCGCCGACGTCGCGGCCGTGCTCGGTTCGCTCGACATCGTGTTCGGTGAGGTGGATCGCTGATGCAGCAATGGCTGGTCATCGTTGCTGTGCTTCTTTTCGCTTCCGGGGCTTCCGCCCAGCAAGCCGGCAAGACGCAGACGTTGCCCAGCATCTCTTTGCAAGGTTCGAATGCGAAAAGCGCGAATGGTGCAAAGGGTGACAATGCAGTCCCGCCGGGCAAGGAATCGACCATGGCCGATCTCGTGTCTCAGGGGTATGAAATCAAGGCCGCTGTGCCGAACGGCGGAAAGTTTGTTGTGTTTATGCAAAAAGACCAGTCGGCCTATGCCTGCGAATTCTTGTCCCTGACGGATACGCGGTGTGGGTCCATAAACTGAGATAAGGCGTGAAAGATGTCCGTTCGTCGACTAGCCGAAGATCAATTCCAGCCAGCCGCATTCGCCTTCAACAAGGAAAATGCGACCTGGGCGGAAAAGACGATCAAGAAATATCCAGAGGGTCGCCAGCAATCCGCGATTATCCCGCTGATGATGCGTGCGCAGGAGCAGGAAGGCTGGGTCACCAGGGCGGCTATCGAGACGATCGCCGACATGCTGGATATGGCCCACATCCGTGCGCTTGAAGTTGCGACCTTCTACACGCAGTTCCAGCTCAATCCGGTTGGCACGAAGGCGCATATCCAGGTTTGCGGCACGACGCCCTGCATGTTGCGCGGCGCCGAAGGGCTGGTGAAGGTCTGCAAGAGCAAGATCAATGGCCATGCCTTTGAACGCAACGCCGACGGCACGCTCTCCTGGGAAGAGGTCGAATGTCAGGGCGCCTGCGTCAATGCACCGATGGTCGTGATCGGCAAGGATACCTATGAGGATCTGACGCCTGAACGTCTCGAAGAGATCATCGATGCATTCTCCGCAGGCGAGGGCAGCAAAGTCCCGACCGGTCCGCAGATCGACCGCGTCTTCTCCGCGCCGGAAGGTGGCCTGACGTCGCTGACGACGGAGGCCCCGAAAGCAAAGAGCGCAAGCGGCAAGGCTTCCGCCAAGGTCGATGCAGCTCCGGTTCCGCCATCCGAAGCGGCTCGCCCAAAGAGCACCGACGCTGAAACCAACGCAGCGCTGAAGACACCGGCAACAGCGCCGGCAGCCGCCGCCAAAAATGCCAAGGCAGCCGAAGCGCAGCCGCTTTCCGGAACTGCTGCGGCCAAGCCGGCTACCAGTAATGTCGAAAGCGGGCAGAAGCCGACATTGACCGACAAGAACCGTCCGGCCGGCATCGAGAAGCCCGCGACCCCGGACGATCTGAAGCTGATTTCTGGCGTCGGTCCCAAGATCGAAGCCATCCTGCACGAGTTGGGTATTTTTACCTTCGCGCAGGTCGCAAAGTGGAAGAAGGCCGAACGCGAATGGGTCGACGGCTATCTGAATTTCAAGGGCCGCATCGAGCGCGACGACTGGATCAATCAGGCCAAGGCACTCGCTAAGGGTGGCGAAGCGGAATATATCAAGGTCTTCGGCAAGAAGCCGCGGTAAGAGGTGAAGCATGTTACAAGATCAAGATCGCATCTTTACCAATATCTACGGCCACAAGGACAAGTCCCTGAAGGGCGCGATGTCGCGCGGCCATTGGGACGGCACCAAGCAGATCCTCGAAAAGGGTCGTGACTGGATCATCAACGAGATGAAGGCTTCCGGCCTTCGCGGTCGCGGCGGCGCAGGCTTCCCGACCGGTCTCAAATGGTCCTTCATGCCGAAGGAAAATGACGGCCGTCCGCATTACCTCGTCGTCAATGCCGACGAGTCCGAGCCGGGCACCTGCAAGGACCGTGACATCATGCGTCACGATCCGCATACGCTGATCGAAGGCTGCGTCATTGCCGGTTTCGCCATGGGCGCCAACACCGCCTATATCTACGTTCGCGGCGAATACATGCGCGAGCGCGAAGCGCTGCAGGCGGCGATCGATGAATGTTATGATGCCGGACTTCTGGGCAAAAACAACAAGTTAGGCTGGGATTATGATGTTTACGTTCATCATGGCGCCGGCGCTTATATCTGCGGTGAAGAAACCGCGCTGCTCGAAAGCCTGGAAGGCAAGAAGGGCCAGCCACGCCTGAAGCCGCCATTCCCGGCCAACATGGGCCTCTACGGCTGCCCGACCACCGTCAATAACGTCGAGTCGATCGCCGTTGCGCCGACGATCCTGCGCCGTGGCGCCGGTTGGTTCTCCTCCTTCGGCCGTCCGAACAATGTCGGCACGAAGCTGTTCATGCTGTCCGGTCACGTCAATCGTCCGTGCACGGTCGAGGAAACGATGGGCATCACCTTCCGCGAGCTGGTCGACAAGCATGGCGGCGGCATTCGCGGCGGCTGGGACAATCTGCTTGCAGTCATTCCCGGCGGCGCGTCGTGCCCGATCGTTCCGGCAGCTGACATTATCGACTGCCCGATGGATTTTGACGGCCTGCGCGAAGTCAAGTCGTCCTTCGGGACGGCTGCTGCGATCGTCATGGACAAGTCGACCGACGTCATCAAGGCGATCGCCCGTATCTCGGCCTTCTTCAAGCATGAAAGCTGCGGCCAGTGCACGCCGTGCCGCGAAGGCACCGGCTGGATGTGGCGCGTGCTGGAACGCATGGCCAAGGGCAATGCGCAGAAGCGCGAGATCGACATGCTGTTCCAGGTGACGAAGCAGATCGAAGGCCATACCATCTGTGCGCTCGGCGATGCCGCCGCATGGCCGGTACAGGGTCTGATCCGCAATTTCCGTCCGGAAATCGAAAAGCGCATCGATCAGTACACAGCCAATGCGACCGGTCACGGCGCGGTGCTGGAAGCAGCCGAGTAGGGATGACGATGGCGAAGACCACAGATACCAGGCAGGACAGCGGAGCGGCCGATGCATCGGCTGATCTCGCTCGTATTGCCGCGGATATGCTGCGGAACGCGCCTGTCATGCCGATCCATCCGTTGATGGCGCATCCCGCGGCGGCATTCGCCGCGGCCGCCGCCATCGGCTTCGGTTTCACGTCGCAGATCGCCGGTGCGTTCTTCGGCGCGCTGCAGGGCGCGGTCGAAGCGACGAACAAGCGTGTTGTGGCGCCGACCGAAGAAAAGCCGGTAGCAAAGAAGGACGGGGCAGGGGAAGCGAAGCCGGTAAAGGCATCGCCTGCTGCCAAGCCTGCCGCTGCAAAGCCGGCTGTCGTGAAGAAGGTCGAGCCGAAGCCGGCG
Encoded proteins:
- a CDS encoding NuoB/complex I 20 kDa subunit family protein is translated as MGVAQSNTPLVAPQPKGIIDPATGKPVGSNDPFFGEINNELADKGFLVTSTDELINWARTGSLMWMTFGLACCAVEMMQVSMPRYDVERFGFAPRASPRQSDVMIVAGTLTNKMAPALRKVYDQMPEPRYVISMGSCANGGGYYHYSYSVVRGCDRIVPIDIYIPGCPPTAEALLYGVLLLQKKIRRTGTIER
- the nuoF gene encoding NADH-quinone oxidoreductase subunit NuoF encodes the protein MLQDQDRIFTNIYGHKDKSLKGAMSRGHWDGTKQILEKGRDWIINEMKASGLRGRGGAGFPTGLKWSFMPKENDGRPHYLVVNADESEPGTCKDRDIMRHDPHTLIEGCVIAGFAMGANTAYIYVRGEYMREREALQAAIDECYDAGLLGKNNKLGWDYDVYVHHGAGAYICGEETALLESLEGKKGQPRLKPPFPANMGLYGCPTTVNNVESIAVAPTILRRGAGWFSSFGRPNNVGTKLFMLSGHVNRPCTVEETMGITFRELVDKHGGGIRGGWDNLLAVIPGGASCPIVPAADIIDCPMDFDGLREVKSSFGTAAAIVMDKSTDVIKAIARISAFFKHESCGQCTPCREGTGWMWRVLERMAKGNAQKREIDMLFQVTKQIEGHTICALGDAAAWPVQGLIRNFRPEIEKRIDQYTANATGHGAVLEAAE
- a CDS encoding 5' DNA nuclease, which translates into the protein MAKTTDTRQDSGAADASADLARIAADMLRNAPVMPIHPLMAHPAAAFAAAAAIGFGFTSQIAGAFFGALQGAVEATNKRVVAPTEEKPVAKKDGAGEAKPVKASPAAKPAAAKPAVVKKVEPKPAAVKAAPAKVPAKAKAKIAVVAPVEAKPAAAPVRRRNVAVKTDDLKRISGIGPKLEQVLNGRGILRVADIAAWSDADVERIDAELGFDGRIRRDDWVGQAKALQPKGRA
- a CDS encoding NADH-quinone oxidoreductase subunit C, with the protein product MSEALNELASYLTEVRGALISSSEIKYGELNVTTTAANIIALLTFLRDDAKCGFVNMTDICGVDWPQRPDRFDVVYHLLSPKKNLRIRIKVPVAEDQPVPSACGVYPGADWFERETWDMYGVLFTGHPDLRRILTDYGFEGHPLRKDFPTTGFVEVRYDDAAKRVVYEPVELKQEFRNFDFLSPWEGTDYVLPGDEKAKQ
- a CDS encoding NADH-quinone oxidoreductase subunit E; this translates as MSVRRLAEDQFQPAAFAFNKENATWAEKTIKKYPEGRQQSAIIPLMMRAQEQEGWVTRAAIETIADMLDMAHIRALEVATFYTQFQLNPVGTKAHIQVCGTTPCMLRGAEGLVKVCKSKINGHAFERNADGTLSWEEVECQGACVNAPMVVIGKDTYEDLTPERLEEIIDAFSAGEGSKVPTGPQIDRVFSAPEGGLTSLTTEAPKAKSASGKASAKVDAAPVPPSEAARPKSTDAETNAALKTPATAPAAAAKNAKAAEAQPLSGTAAAKPATSNVESGQKPTLTDKNRPAGIEKPATPDDLKLISGVGPKIEAILHELGIFTFAQVAKWKKAEREWVDGYLNFKGRIERDDWINQAKALAKGGEAEYIKVFGKKPR
- a CDS encoding NADH-quinone oxidoreductase subunit D, translating into MTEHNVRNFNINFGPQHPAAHGVLRLVLELDGEIVERVDPHIGLLHRGTEKLIETKTYLQAVPYFDRLDYVAPMNQEHAYALSVEKLLGIDIPIRGQLIRVLYSEIGRILSHLLNVTTQAMDVGALTPPLWGFEEREKLMVFYERASGSRMHAAYIRPGGVHQDLPEKLVQDIGDWCDPFLKALDDIDSLLTGNRIFKQRNVDIGVVSLEDCWAWGFSGVMVRGSGAAWDLRRSQPYECYSDLEFDIPIGKNGDCYDRYLIRMIEMRESVRIMKQCVNRLLGDAKTGPVSSLDGKVVPPKRGEMKRSMEALIHHFKLYTEGYHVPAGEVYCAVEAPKGEFGVYLVSDGSNKPYRCKIRAPGYAHLQAMDFMCRGHQLADVAAVLGSLDIVFGEVDR